The following are encoded in a window of Flavobacterium psychrotrophum genomic DNA:
- a CDS encoding helix-turn-helix domain-containing protein, which produces MKTYDLDAVTDKFVGEKGTSKREAFENELKLDLVGQTIRKIRKEQNLTQEQLGTLVGVKKAQISKIENSVTDARFDTIIKVFKALNAKVNFNVEVANQKVILH; this is translated from the coding sequence ATAAATTTGTTGGAGAAAAGGGTACGTCTAAACGCGAAGCCTTTGAAAACGAGTTAAAACTTGATTTGGTAGGACAAACCATCAGGAAAATTCGAAAAGAGCAAAATTTGACACAAGAGCAACTTGGGACGCTTGTTGGTGTAAAAAAAGCACAAATATCTAAAATTGAGAATAGCGTTACCGATGCAAGATTTGATACGATCATAAAAGTATTCAAGGCACTGAATGCTAAGGTTAATTTTAATGTAGAAGTAGCAAATCAAAAAGTTATTTTACATTAA
- a CDS encoding DUF6427 family protein, protein MLASIFSKTRPINYVLIGIALVLFYGLSLTRNMAWSADGISIATKGVLLLLLAASLLLVGFISLRNNLTKASSYAVVLFLLFLVLFPTTLGNTKIIVANFFLLLALRRLISLQSLITPKEKIFDASFWILAATVFHFWSILYLVLVFISIVFHVSRDYRNWIIPFIALTAVAVIYIMVGLMLGHDLFDSVIAGMEPGFDFTYFENVYQNIALALFAPIAVLFVIPYSGSISTKPLNLQASHKKVLFSFLAGVAIYVLSNHKNNSFLMFTFAPLAIMGANFIESQENQWVREAIVCSIAAIAIFIFLVQL, encoded by the coding sequence ATGCTTGCAAGTATTTTTAGTAAAACCAGGCCTATAAATTATGTTTTAATAGGTATCGCGCTTGTTTTATTCTACGGGCTGTCTCTTACGCGCAATATGGCCTGGTCTGCAGACGGTATAAGTATAGCCACTAAAGGCGTGCTGTTGCTGCTGCTTGCAGCATCGTTACTGCTGGTGGGCTTTATAAGCCTGCGTAATAACCTTACTAAGGCAAGCAGTTATGCGGTGGTATTGTTCCTACTGTTTTTGGTACTGTTTCCTACTACGCTGGGCAATACTAAAATTATTGTGGCAAACTTTTTTTTGCTGCTCGCACTACGCAGGCTTATCTCGCTGCAATCACTCATTACGCCAAAAGAAAAGATATTTGATGCCTCTTTTTGGATACTGGCTGCCACGGTGTTCCACTTCTGGAGCATTCTCTACCTGGTGCTGGTTTTTATCTCCATCGTCTTTCACGTATCGCGCGATTACCGCAACTGGATCATTCCGTTCATAGCCCTTACGGCTGTGGCGGTTATCTATATTATGGTAGGCTTAATGCTGGGGCACGATCTTTTTGACAGCGTTATAGCGGGCATGGAGCCGGGTTTTGACTTTACCTATTTCGAGAATGTTTACCAGAATATTGCCCTGGCACTCTTTGCACCTATAGCAGTATTATTTGTAATTCCGTATTCAGGCTCTATAAGCACTAAGCCTTTAAACCTACAGGCCAGCCATAAAAAGGTGCTGTTTTCTTTTCTTGCGGGTGTAGCCATTTATGTGCTGAGTAACCACAAAAACAACAGTTTTTTGATGTTTACCTTTGCACCCCTTGCCATTATGGGGGCTAACTTTATTGAGAGCCAGGAAAACCAGTGGGTGCGTGAAGCCATTGTGTGCAGCATCGCCGCCATTGCTATTTTTATTTTTTTGGTGCAGTTATAA
- a CDS encoding DUF6341 family protein — MKTFFEGLGYLFTDILFIPLDFFRKLELKNWWAANIITWVFIIICIAAFVYWMKQLKIFKETGEDNQDTTAHSFLS, encoded by the coding sequence ATGAAAACATTTTTTGAGGGCTTAGGATATCTTTTTACTGATATTCTTTTTATACCACTTGATTTTTTCCGTAAGCTTGAGCTTAAGAACTGGTGGGCTGCAAACATTATTACCTGGGTATTCATCATCATTTGCATCGCTGCATTTGTGTACTGGATGAAACAGCTAAAAATATTTAAAGAAACCGGCGAAGACAACCAGGATACTACAGCGCATTCGTTCTTATCATAA
- the purD gene encoding phosphoribosylamine--glycine ligase, with translation MNILLLGSGGREHALAWKMLQSPLCNTLFVAPGNAGTAAIATNLNISPTDFDAVKQAVLSNGVNMVVVGPEDPLVKGIYDFFKNDAELANVPVIGPSQYGAQLEGSKEFAKKFLIKNNIPTAAYDSFTKDTVEEGCKFLETLKAPYVLKADGLAAGKGVLILQDLAEAQQELRNMLVDAKFGDASSKVVIEEFLDGIELSVFVLTDGKSYKLLPTAKDYKRIGEGDTGLNTGGMGAVSPVPFADAEFMEKIETRIVKPTIEGLKNDNIDYKGFVFIGLIKVGNDPFVIEYNVRMGDPETEVVIPRLKSDLVEIFVAMANQTLHDVAFEIDPRSATTVMLVSGGYPEDYEKGAVITGLENVEGSIAFHAGTTLKDGKVVTAGGRVIAVTSYDDDFKEAIKKSYQNIDKLNFDKMYFRKDIGFDL, from the coding sequence ATGAATATTTTACTACTTGGTTCTGGCGGCAGGGAGCATGCCCTGGCATGGAAAATGCTGCAAAGCCCACTATGCAATACCCTTTTTGTAGCTCCCGGTAATGCCGGTACTGCTGCAATAGCCACTAATCTTAATATTAGCCCTACAGATTTTGATGCTGTAAAGCAGGCTGTACTTAGCAATGGCGTTAATATGGTGGTTGTAGGGCCAGAAGATCCATTAGTAAAAGGTATATACGACTTTTTTAAGAACGATGCTGAGCTGGCTAACGTTCCGGTTATAGGGCCATCGCAATATGGTGCCCAGCTGGAAGGCAGTAAGGAGTTTGCTAAAAAGTTCCTTATAAAAAATAACATCCCTACGGCTGCATACGACAGCTTTACAAAAGATACGGTAGAAGAAGGCTGCAAATTTCTTGAAACCCTTAAGGCACCTTATGTGCTTAAAGCCGATGGCCTTGCTGCCGGTAAAGGTGTACTGATATTGCAGGACCTTGCCGAGGCACAACAAGAGCTGCGCAACATGCTTGTAGACGCTAAATTTGGCGATGCAAGTTCTAAAGTGGTTATAGAAGAGTTTTTAGATGGTATAGAGCTAAGCGTTTTTGTACTTACAGATGGCAAAAGCTATAAGCTGCTGCCTACCGCTAAAGACTACAAACGCATAGGCGAAGGCGATACCGGCCTTAATACCGGTGGTATGGGTGCTGTAAGCCCGGTACCGTTTGCCGATGCCGAGTTTATGGAGAAGATAGAAACCCGCATTGTAAAACCTACCATAGAAGGCCTTAAAAACGATAATATCGATTATAAAGGCTTTGTATTTATAGGGCTTATAAAAGTGGGCAACGACCCGTTTGTAATAGAATATAACGTGCGCATGGGCGACCCAGAGACTGAGGTGGTAATACCAAGGCTTAAGAGCGACCTTGTAGAGATATTTGTTGCCATGGCTAACCAAACACTACACGATGTGGCTTTTGAAATAGACCCACGCAGTGCTACAACCGTTATGCTGGTAAGCGGCGGATATCCTGAAGATTATGAAAAAGGTGCGGTAATTACCGGGCTTGAAAATGTAGAGGGCAGTATTGCCTTTCATGCGGGTACTACGCTAAAAGATGGCAAAGTGGTAACTGCCGGCGGACGTGTTATTGCCGTAACATCTTATGACGACGACTTTAAAGAGGCCATAAAAAAATCTTACCAAAATATAGATAAACTAAATTTTGATAAGATGTATTTTAGAAAGGATATAGGCTTCGACTTATGA
- a CDS encoding DUF4932 domain-containing protein produces MKNVLVVILIFLSLKAKGQDAQIEIPETYELSNIILALTNYGITDEWEVQKNTTYYKEVLSYFEPVKNHPLLDSVNYSREKWKDYLSFRTDAAAFSFDGNGKLKRDFEFYANEGHNPFDKNLDLINDFISKSGYRQFYNSHKELYRRIVTDYEAYNYVNESLRFLEKNIAHHTGDTGITYKIILSPLVLRMNCHRNLSLYVVADFPSASTGFINGIKDMGSIENRLDSNHGIFTEKDHEYINPITSKYTKLVNTGFKYTFWDKDSGYKGIDSFNEYMTWALYDLFLEEYFPEDAKKRSTYWAYQNASRGFFAHNLFSDKVKELYKKNKNKPFENIYKPLLKWTKKVEKTISQPVLLTTDSDNYITLTINDVQLEFSEPMNTTLPIGLEIRELNNHRATGNNVFTELHDFNWSEDAKKLSFKITTTYKEFALVFNWWGIDKPLISKKGVFLQPSAYVLFKQ; encoded by the coding sequence ATGAAAAATGTTCTTGTAGTTATTTTAATCTTTCTTTCCTTAAAGGCTAAGGGTCAGGATGCCCAAATAGAAATTCCCGAAACCTACGAACTGTCTAACATTATTCTGGCACTGACTAATTACGGCATTACCGATGAGTGGGAAGTACAGAAAAATACAACATACTATAAGGAAGTGCTTAGTTACTTTGAACCCGTAAAGAACCACCCACTACTTGATAGCGTAAACTATTCAAGAGAAAAATGGAAAGACTACCTGAGCTTTAGAACTGATGCAGCTGCTTTTTCATTTGACGGGAACGGAAAACTGAAACGCGATTTCGAATTTTATGCTAATGAGGGCCACAACCCTTTTGACAAAAATCTAGATTTGATCAATGACTTTATTTCAAAATCTGGATACAGGCAGTTTTACAATAGTCACAAAGAGCTCTACCGTCGCATTGTTACTGATTATGAAGCCTATAATTACGTAAATGAAAGCCTGCGTTTTTTAGAGAAAAATATTGCGCATCACACTGGCGATACGGGTATAACATATAAAATAATCTTGTCGCCACTTGTATTAAGGATGAACTGCCACCGGAATTTGAGCTTATACGTCGTGGCCGATTTTCCTTCTGCCTCCACCGGTTTTATTAACGGCATAAAAGATATGGGAAGCATCGAAAACAGGCTGGACTCAAACCACGGTATTTTTACCGAAAAAGACCATGAGTATATTAACCCCATTACCTCTAAATACACAAAACTCGTAAATACTGGTTTTAAATACACATTTTGGGATAAAGATTCAGGTTACAAAGGCATTGATTCGTTTAACGAATACATGACCTGGGCACTTTATGATTTGTTTTTAGAAGAATATTTTCCTGAAGATGCCAAAAAACGTTCTACGTACTGGGCTTACCAAAATGCCAGCCGTGGCTTTTTTGCGCACAACCTTTTCTCGGATAAAGTAAAGGAACTGTACAAAAAAAACAAAAACAAACCGTTTGAAAACATCTATAAGCCTTTGCTGAAATGGACTAAAAAAGTTGAGAAAACCATATCGCAGCCAGTGCTCTTAACTACTGATTCTGACAATTACATTACTCTAACCATAAATGATGTTCAGTTGGAATTCTCTGAGCCCATGAATACAACACTCCCTATAGGTTTAGAAATTAGAGAATTAAATAACCACAGGGCAACAGGGAATAATGTTTTTACAGAGCTGCATGATTTTAATTGGAGTGAAGATGCCAAAAAACTCAGTTTTAAAATAACAACAACGTATAAGGAATTTGCCCTTGTTTTTAACTGGTGGGGTATAGATAAGCCGTTAATCTCTAAAAAAGGAGTCTTCCTGCAACCATCAGCTTATGTGCTTTTTAAACAGTAG